aatctcgccggcgtccttggcggcagcttccattgccagcgctgccttcacggcgtcgtccagcgacgggtcgggaagctccaggagtcgcgtctgcatggcggggttgttgattccgcagacgaaacggtcccggagcagcgagtccagttggtccccgaaggcgcaggcactcgctaaccctcgtagcgcagcaacgaattgtccgagggtctctccttcccggcggctccggttgttgaagcggaaacgctccatgagtgtggacggtgctgggttaaaatgcgagcgcagtatggcaagcagctcacccagcgtcttaacgtgcggcgtggctggcttcagaaggtcgagcaagaggctgaagacgcgggtcccgcagctggctaggaaaatgtcccgctgtttggcctcgggtgtgtcgtttgcccggaagaacacgtggacttgctcctcgtaaatttgccaggcggacccatctccctcgaacggctcgagccttccgtacagcggcatggcgacagcaacggggggcggtgtttcgccgctcgcggcggcgtgggacgctccgtaggtactcgtcgccagcttcgtcgctagagtcacacggatcccatcctcgtcgccagtgtcacgatccaccccgtgtcgtgaacaagggagggcttctcagcgtggtggtgctgaaagattactgaccggcgagctgccgtgctcgtcggtgtttattgtggctcgggtgaccactgttgcctgccgagctatagcaggccgccgagcttggcgggcgaaccaagattatgtccgagggggcgtcacctacttgctacactttctttttttgcaaggtGGCCTCTACATAGTAGTGAAATTTCCTGAAGAAGATGATGCTGTTGCCATTATACATAAAAACTGGATCGATGGCAACGGCTGCATGTGGCCTCCACAAACAAAATACATAAAAAGCTTGTTAAAAGCTGGGGCCATGCCTGGAAATGACTGGAGGAGTCTGCCTTGTGAAGTGGTTGAGGCATTTGgtaatatttattattttgtcCATTTTATATATGCAGGCTGCAGCCGTATTGCAATGATTGTGTACTCTTCGAACAGGTAGACTTGTGTGCTTTATTAAACATGTAAATTAACTAATTCTGCATGCAGCTTGCACTATGGAATTCTGTTCTGAAGCCCCACCTGTTTATGATAGAACCTATAGGTCATACCAAAGTTTCAGATCAAGCAAGTGAAAGGTGAATGTTGAGCTTGCAAATTAAATGTCGGCCACTATGTCTTCAGGGAGAACATGCTGTTATTTAAGCGTCTTGTACATACTTGTTCAGATAATTTTAATAGAAAATCTTAAAACAAACTATTGCAgctataacttaaaactattccaatctgtttttattccaaattggccattagccctctgtgataggtcaaaatggcttggGATCTGCCCATATTGGTGTGGCGCCCACTCAGTATGGGCTGGACTCGAAACATTCTGACCTATCAGAGACGGCGAATGAccaatttggaataaaaacatagtggaatagttttaggttgTAGGGCCTTTTTGTGGACAACTGCACAAGTGAGTGCCCACACTGGTTGGGGCATGTGGTTGTACTGCGTTTAACCATAGCTGACTAAACACTTCTGTTGCTGAATGTTCTTATCAAAAGAATAGGAGCATCTTTATTCACATAGAAAATGTTACTTCTGCCACTTTGCACCAGCAAAGTAGGCCATAGTTGATCATTGCAATAATAGTTCAGCATGGTAGTTCCATACAGCACTACACTATGTTGCTTACAGCGCAAGGAATGCAGTCACTATCTCCCGTATTCCATTGGTACCAATATGGAGAAGTTGGGGTAAATTGCTTTTATAGGTCAAAGCAGATTATTGACAATGTGGGACCACAATGAACTGCTTAGTTAGATGAGGCTTTAACTGCAGTGATCTTGTTTTAAACGGTGCTTGTATTTTAATTCTTTAATTctattttaattcaaatgaaATTTGCAAATTAATGCTGCCCATTTATTTATACTTATGCCATacttgtctttcatttttgccTTAATTTCCTACTCATATGAAAAATCAGTTAAGCCAGAGAGGGCATAGGTGAAATTATAGTTAATTGAGGTGTAGAAATAATGCAGTAAAGGAacatgaaaatgaacaaaaaggtAACTGCTGCTTGTGGCAAGTAACCTTTTTGAATACATATGCAGTTTCAATACATTTAAAGTTCCAGTGATGTCCTGTATTTTTAAAGCCAGTGCGGAATACTATTGCGAATTTCAGCCAATTACGATGATGCTGTACGGGGCCTCAGAAAAGCTGAAGACAACTCAGACATCGCAAGTGCAAGTGAACGTggcagaggaaaaagaaaaaagaaaagaaggctctACAGTGACGAAGACGAGATGCCACTCCCGCAGCCACCACAGTCTATGCAGAAAAGTATGCATTTTTTTCAGCTATCTGTAAAGAGGTGACAAAGATGTCATGGTCTTCATATTGGAGGGTTACTAGATTTGTGAAATACTGTTTACTAGTCTGCTATGCATGACAGTCATCAGCGGTGCTCTATATTGCCAGTGGACGTATAGCCAGGGAGTGGCACACTGGGCatgtgttgccccccccccctccctttctctaATCAACTGTTACACCTAGAGTGCTCAGGCAATTTTGTCATGTTCTCATGCAGGAGCAACACATGGTATTGCAGAAAGATCTGCAAGGATGGAACCGTCAAGTATTTCGACTGTTTCACAGCACTCGGCATATAATGGTATGGTTTCTTGCATGCATTTATGGTGCATAAATGAAGTTGTCAATTTTATAATGTAGTTTAAACATCTCATTGTTTAACTCAAAAGAAGCTGCTGATTGCATTGCCACAATTTTTGGTAATTGCAACTAAATCTGGTAATTTTTGCATCACTTGTTTTGCTATGCAGGTGCAATATGTGATGTGCAGGCCATCGAACCACATTTCGGTTTTACTTGTTGCTTGAAAGAGTTGTGGCATGTCATTTGCTCATTTGCTGCATGTTCGTATTTGTTATTATGTAACATTTGCATTCACAATTGTTATCACAGAGAGCTTGTATCACAGCACGTAGCAAATTTTAACATCGCTGGCTGCAGGGATGTCAAGCCCATTAACGTTTATGTAGCTGTCTGTGCACCTAACGGGTCTAAATATTGAACCTGAAACATTAGTATTACAAAATGTTTTTATACTATTAACAAGTACCGCTGTTATGATTGCAACGAGCAGAATTCTTTCCAAGTTATACCTTATGTTCTTGTGCAGAAAGAATGCATGGTACTGCAAAGCGGTCTGGAAAGGAGTCACTGCACTCGTGGAACGTTCCACAGTGCTCTGCATATAATGGTAAGACCACTAGCTTGTGTTGGGTTAGCTTGTGTTTCAGCACACTGAAAGATAACCTTTTTGATCTGCTTGAACGATACGTGCTGTCATGGGTGTTGACGAAACGTCGCACCAAAAGCAAGCCATGGTTTACAAAAGAGGTGCGCAGATGCGTTGAAGAGAGACATCTATATGCATgcctaaaaagaaaataattgcaAGAATCAGTTCAGAAAGATTACAAAAGATATGAATAGCTTGGTTCAAAAAGTCAAATTTGCCTACTTCTAGTCCTTTGGTCACCCTAAAGGATTTTGGCAgtatatattttaaaaaatagGAAGGGTGGGTTGTCCGTCCCACCACTTCATCTTGACGGAATTATTGTTCACTATAGTCTGGAGAAAGTGAAGTGCCTTAAGGCGCTTTTCAGCTTGGTATTTTCTACTGCTGAAAGCAACATTTGCCCGGCCGACTATTGCCCTGACTTTATCAGTACCAAACCCATGGCAGTTGTTCTATTTGAAGAGCGAGGAATCGTGTCATTCTTAGGAATGCTTGAAAGAAAACAGTGCTACTACACCAGACAGTTTACCCATGATCCTGctcttttcttgtgttttttctttGTCAAAGTAGCTGCAGATTTTCTTCACCAAGTCATAAGACTGATTTTTACCTGATGAATGAAAACTTGCAAATGTTGTGCCTATCTTAAATCAGGACTTTTAAATATTGTTTCAAATTATTGACCAGTGTCTTTGACCAGTGTGACATGTAAAGTTTTTGAGCAGAAGTTTTATACTAATATGAGTCATCTTAGTGCATGCTCATTCTTAAATACccatcagcatggttttcgcagcGGTTACTCGTGTGTCACCCAGATTACAGAATTCGTTCATCACTTAACGAGTGCACGGGATATAGGACATTCTGTTGACTGTATATTTCTTGACATCTGAAAAGCATTTCATGTTGTGTCACATTCGTTATTAATAGAAAAATTATCTTGGTACAACATAAATGAGGATGTGTGTTTACATAttttgagaagccaacaaagactccaaggacaacatagggatagggaaattatttttatgcactaattgaattaaagaaatgataaattaatggcaatgaaggtggatgaaaaaacaacttgccacaggtggggaatgatccgtcggtacgcatgcgatgctctagccaattgagctaccgcggtgccatttccccatccactttcttgggtatttgttttaCTACAAGTAACGTTGGGAGTGTTAGCAAGTGCTACCACTCGCAAACCTTAGCGGCTGattggaacatcctttctgccgcaggcgtcacgagtacgtgatttttttggttgaaggcaactggtcaataaacccacgcgtgcttcctgaaggcatcaatgttgccagatacGAAACACTCCATGCCACCTGAAGGCATtgatgttgccagattcgagaccctcaacaagggtctggaatccggcaacatcgatactttcaggtagcatgcatgggtttattgaccacttgagggtctcgaatctggcaagattggtgccttcaggtagcatgtgggggtttattgaccagttgccttcacccaaaaagatcacgtactcgtgacgcctgcagcagaaaggatgttccacatccgttgacaaggtttgtgagtggcggcgcaagctaacactcccaaggtaaatacccaagaaagtggatggggaaacggcactgCGGTAACtccattggttagagcatcgcacccATAatccgaagacgtgggatcgttccccacctgtggcaagttgttttttcatctacctTCATATCCGTTAATTAATGATTTCTTTAATTCCATTagtaactacaagtaatttcccccatgttttcCTTCGTGTCTTTGTTTGTAGGCTTCTCGTGATTATCGGGGCCCCTCAGTTAATCCCCTTCTCGTTGTTTACATATTTTGACACTTTTCATAAATGAATACAACCTACAAACTTTTACCACATGTTCTGGCATTTAGTTATAAATTACAAGCAATTACAATTAAGAATTGTGAATTACATAAAATTAAATTAAGAATTACAAGCAATTGGACCCAGCTGAAGTGATGCCTTGTGTTCTTGTGCAGAAAGAATGCATGGTAGTCCTGAGTGTTCTGCAAGGGAGCCACTGCAGCGGAGCTTTCCACGGCGTCCTGAATGTGATGGTAAGACCTCTAGTTTGTCTTAAAGTGGCTGAACAAAGTTTAACCTTGCATATTCTGTATAATTATTTTTAAAGTCGTTGTCCATCATCGACTAATACATATTGTGTTGCTGATTTAACTGACAAAATCAAAAATCACCACAAAGCAAAACAAGTTATGTATCATGCAGGTGCCAATGGGGCAAATCTTTAAATCTTTGTTGGATATGTCAGAATTTTCATTTACTCAAAAACCCACAAGCATCCTTTCACAAGGGGCCAGCTGCACAAAAATTTAATATGATGGCTGCATCGATTCGGTGTAGTCTGAGTGGTCACCCGAAAGTTGCTACTTATGCTACCGTATGCTCACTGTCTGTGTACATATTTCAACACTTTGAGTAAACGAATACAACCTACATACTCTCACTACATGTTCTCACATTTAATGGCAGGTTTTCTTTGCTACAAGCAGTGGGGTGTAGCTGACTGAGCCATTTATATTGAGTTTGCAAAATTGCTCATTATGAGTCCAACGCTAAATGCACGTTACAttgcagaaaacagcagtttaAGTTGCATCTCAACGCCATGTGGAGAAGGTAGATTTGAATTTGCAGACTGTTCTAAAATGCACACATTTTGTCAATGTGATAATTTTATTCGAAACTGCAGTGTATTGCTTCTATTTTGGTGACATTGCAGACAACGCTCAGAGTGACTTGCCAGGCTTGTGGCCGTGTGTTAATCGAACGGCGACACCAAGCTCAGGTAAGGTATGCATGGCTATCGAAATAAGCTCCAATACTATatttgtgctgtttttttttaaggcCATTACGACTGTAGGAGCCAGCCATTTGAGCATGAACATTTAGGTAGGTTGAGTGCATCATGTTCTAGTACCATGGCATGCTAATTTATTCCCTTTGTTGCATCGACACTTGTCTTTGCAAATAGGGTTGGAGAGACGCCAGAAAACTAGCACCCATGCCCGCTCACCTCTTACAGCTGCCTCTCAGCCAAGAAGTGACTTCTCACGATCAGGTAAGACTAAGTATATTGATTGCACTGCTGTTACTTATCTTGCCATAACTTGCAGGATCATATGGGCTGAGCAGGGCTTCATTTCCCACTGCTGATGTACTGTCTAGTAAGTGCATGTTACTTTTAGTTGATTCTAAGTGATAATTTGAATGCTAAGTTTGGCCATGCTCTGTCATACAACAGGGCATGACTATTGCAGTATTGCTTTCTGGTACAGCAGAGAGTAGATTCCGTTGCAATTTAATTAGGCAATACTGCTGAATGAGCTTGCAAAATGTGATTACATTCATAATGCAACCTCGACGTTCGCATGCTATGCAACTGCAAACTTGTGAACTAGAAAACCTTGTTTTGCTATTGATGGACATTTCATTGGCAAAGAACCTTGTGCGGGAAATTCACTCTCAATGGCTAAATAACTTGCAGCACCTACCTCAAGGCCCACAAGCAGGTCGGTTTCAACCATAAATGGGCCAtctggtaagcaaaaaactacaTTCCATTAGACTGGTGTTCTAATTTGTGATGCTTTCTAGTGCTACGTATTCTGCCTGTGCATAATGCATGCCTGGATTCCTCGGGCTTTTTTTAACATAATGGTTAGCATCCAAAATCACAGTTGAGTGTGACACCCTGGACAAAATTTaagatcaaaaataacgtacagcgcgaaggacaaggactgcgagagacgacatacacagcgctgtatATGTCGTCTCTTGCAGTCCTTGCGAGTGCTGTGTATGTCATCTCTTGCAGTCCCTGTCCTTCACGCTGTAcattatttttgatcatgaattatcaactagcccaagcaaccaccctaaaATTGAAGACTTTTGTGCGCATGGATTTTTGCTGTCAATGTGAAATAGACAAGAAACTACGAGTGTGCATCATCCGAGTTTTCATTGTCAGCTTGCCTTGTCTACTACAGGTGGATGGCCTCTACCTTCCATCTCAAATTGGCTGTATGCTTATCTGCCAAACCTAACCTATGCCTGCGGATTTCTTGATCTCATCACTCTGTCTGCATAATTCTCTGCTGCCCTCAACTGCCTACTCTTCCCTTTATATATCACCATTCATCTGGTCTACCATTACATACATGAGACAACCTTTCCAGTTTCACTTCCCTTTATTCTAAACTGGAATGTCATTTGCCTACCTTCTGCATTTACATgtaatttttttgtttcattgctaATTGCACGATTGccttttttgtcaattttcttAGTTACCCAAGTTATAGCTCCATGGGCTAGTGCTAGCAGAatacaatgattacatacatttCTTTTTGAATATGTCAGTAAGCGGCAGATTTTTATTACATTGTTATTGTTACCTCAATCTTTGTAGATTTTGAACACCAGGTCTTCAAGATCTTGCAAACAATTTTAATGAGGGTTGAGCACCAAGGGCGCCAACTTGATGCCATTGCACAACAGCTATGCAGTGGCCCTTTGACAGTTGGGCCCGCAAAGGATGTGGTCCCAAAACCATTCGAGGACATCGAGGCATTCGAAGAATTTGATGCCGAGATATCAACAAATGAAGGAACAAGGACACGCCTGGTCTgatattttttcttctctttacttCCTCTTTCAAATGTACTTGCATATATGAAACTGACATTCCAGTGCACGTTTTACAGGAATAGTGGTGCAGAGCAAAACACAACACTGACACTAGGAGGCACATAAAAAGGACAACACACTGCGCTACAAGCAACAGTGATTATTCTCAAAACCAGACTGCTTCTATACCATCAGCCTCAAGCAGACATAGATCACGTGGAAGCACTGAGACATGCGCTATGAAAATCACACCATCGAAATTGTCATTACTTACGCAGGAAAGCTAACTCCTTGGGAAATAACGCTATTGATGGCTTGTTAATGCAAAATTCACCAAGTATGTCGATATGCTCTGCCTCAACAATCAATAAGGTGACCTCTCTATATCGAGCAACAATGATGGCGAAAACATGATTATTGTTGGCCAGATTGCTGAGGCCGAGCATATCGACGCACTTAGTGAATTTTGCATTAGCAAGCCATCAAGTGTTGTTTCGCAAGGAGTTAGACTTCCTGCATAagcggtgacaatttgttctggtAGATTATCGTGGGTCGTGAATATGGTTCGACAGTGCGACTTTCATAGTGCATGTCTCAGTGCTTCCACGTGATCTATGTCTGCTTGCCACTGATGGTATATAAGCGGTCTGGTTTTGAGAATAGGTTGTTGCTAGAGCACTGTGTGTTATCCTTTTATGTGCCTCCTAGTGTCCATGTTACATTTAGCGCTACATCCAAAGTATTCCTGATGATTCACCAACAAGCCCCGTCCCCGTCACTACCCATGTTTTACAGATGCAGCAATTTCATGGTCTTGGAGGCAGCAGCATAGGACCTGCAACACGGCGCATTTTAGGAATTTTGCTAAGCCAAAAAGTGGCAGTGCAGTACAGTTGGCttggcaaaaaaggaaagaaaagttttTCTGCACTGCAAGTGGCTGACACAATCACAAGTAAGGCATTGGCTGCCTGAATGTTTATATTGTCGGTAAAAAGAAACTTGGTAGAATAATTTCCTTTCTCGCTTTCAAAAGTCAAACTTGTATGGGTATGCATACTTCGTAAATGTCAAGCTGAGGAGTGTTAAACCAGCTGAGCCAAGTACTATTGTACTTGGGCAAGCTAAGATGGCTAATATGTAATTTCCTGTTGTTTCTGGATACTGTTAATGTTTTGCTTTCAGCTTGTATATGTACAATGTTGTATAAGTAATCTCCAGTGGATTTTTCAGGGGCTGTAATGCAAAATTTTCCCACATCAAAAAGAAATGATGTCTAAAGTATAATAAAGGTGTGGCTGCGCCACTCTGGCGAAAAACTTCGAAAACAGCAGGCCAAGGCTGCCACATCTGAAAGTGAGTTTGGTATTTAGACTATCGTGAAAAATACTCAAAACATTATTATCCTACATGAATACTTAACATTTGAAGGCGAGTGTTTTCGTGCTTATGGGCTTGATCCCCATATGACAATTTGGATGCTGTCTGGCACCCAACATAGCTGCATGGGCTGCCTGTTTGAGAAGTTGCACTTTGCTGTACTTGCAATATTTATATTCTTGTAGAACCATTGTCATTATCTGTGCTCATCATCACAGTATACATTTTCTTCTAGGCTCACTGGATGTGAACTCGGATTTCTCTGATTAAATGCCTGGAAATTCAAGATTTCAAGAGGAGTCAATTTGCTCAAGATTTATTGCTGGCCTTGGCAAGTGCCACCAGTCTATAATAAACTCTAGTCATTGGGAAACTGGTTATATTTGTGTTTGCTTTAGCTGGTGCCATGACTATCACCCGTATGCATTGCCTGCTACAGATACTTTTTAGAACCAGGTAGATTCATTTTCGTTGGTACAGAAAAATTACATTTTCTTGCAGCCAGAA
The sequence above is drawn from the Dermacentor andersoni chromosome 7, qqDerAnde1_hic_scaffold, whole genome shotgun sequence genome and encodes:
- the LOC129381839 gene encoding uncharacterized protein, whose protein sequence is MWPPQTKYIKSLLKAGAMPGNDWRSLPCEVVEAFANYDDAVRGLRKAEDNSDIASASERGRGKRKKKRRLYSDEDEMPLPQPPQSMQKRATHGIAERSARMEPSSISTVSQHSAYNERMHGTAKRSGKESLHSWNVPQCSAYNERMHGSPECSAREPLQRSFPRRPECDDNAQSDLPGLWPCVNRTATPSSGHYDCRSQPFEHEHLGLERRQKTSTHAH